A segment of the Streptomyces sp. P9-A2 genome:
GTGTCGTTGAAGATGCGTGACTCCGGAGGAAATTGCATCTGGGCGTGGCGAGTTGGAGGGCTTCGCGGCAGAGGTTTTCGAGCCGTTCGCGCGTAATGATCAGCGTCGGTGGGGGCAGGTCTACTTGCGGGGTCTGCTCACCGATGGGCAGCGCAAGTCGGTCGAGCCGATGGCGGCCCGGCTGGGTGAGGACGGGAACCGGCAGGCTCTTGCCCATTTCGTGACGACCAGTCCGTGGGATCCGGCGCACGTGCGGGCCCGGCTGGCCTGGAAGATAGAAGCGGCGATCCGGCCGCAGGCGCTGATCTTCGACGACACCGGCTTCCTCTGGGGCCCGTCAGGGGCCGTGGTCGGCTTCAGTGCGTTGTGGCAAAGGGAGTCCCTGTTCGATGAGCAGGGGCTTCTTCGTGTGCGGGGCATGATCGCCTTGGGGTAGGGGCAGGCAGCGGACGGCTTGTTATGGATCGAGGAGGGTGCGATGCCGTCGGTGCTGGGGTTGATGGAACAGCGTGAGGCGCGGGCGAGGCAGGATCTGGAGTCCTGGACGGAGGTCCTGGAGCAGGCTCAGGCGGAGGTGGATGCCGCGCGGGAGCGGGTCGAGCGGGCCCGGGTGGGGCGTGAGGAGCTTGTGTCGGTGCTGGCCGGGGAGAGCCCGGTGAATACGCCGGTTCCGGTGCCGTCCGGTGGTGAGATGGCTGCCGCCGTGGGATCGGGCGGCCCGGGCTCGGGGCATGGCGGGCGGCCGCCGGTGTGGCGGTCGGGCATGGGTGAGGAGGTGCTCAGCGGCCTGTATCGGGAGGTGTTCGCCGCGGTGGTGGCCGCTTCGGGGCCGGTGAACGGGGTGGAGCTGACGCGGGCGGTGGGCCGGGAGGCGGAGATCAAGAACGAGGTGGAGAAGATCCGTCACCGTGCCTATGTGCTGGAGAAGCGGGGCTGGCTGGTGCGGGCGAAGGACGGACGGTTCATGCCTGAGCCCGGAGCAGTCGGCCGGGACGCTTCTCCGGCCAGCGCGGAGCGTCTGCGGCCAGGCGCCGGGACAGTCTGATCACGGCGGCCCACCACACCATCTGGGCGTGGTGGTCGGGGCGGCGTTCGTGGTCGCGGTTGAGGCGGCGTGAGCGGGAGAGCCAGCTCAGCGTCCGCTCCACGACCCACCTGCGGGCCAGTACGACAAATCCGCGTTGTCCGTCGGAGCGGCGCACGACCTCGGTCCGGACTCCGTGACGGGCGAACGCCTTCGCCAGCGCCGGACCCTGGTAGGCACTGTCGACCCACACCAGTTTCAGCAGCCGCCCGGCTGCTGCATGAACGTCTCCAGCAGTGCGGGGGCGGCCTTGGAGTCGTGCACATCGGCCGTGGTCACGGTCACTTCCAGGAGCAGGCCCTCGGTGTCGGTCAGGATGTGACGCTTGCGGCCGTCACGTGACTTGCCGCCGTCGTATCCGCGACTGTCCTCGCCGACGGTCTCGGAGGCGTCCACCGACTGACTGTCGATGACTCCCGCGCTGGGCTCGGCGTTGCGGCCGGCGCGCTCCCTCGCCGAACGTCGCAGGCGTTCGTAGAGTTCACGCGCATAGTCGTAGGCCCGCCAGCGGCGGAAGAAGTCGTAGACCGCCCGCCAGCAAGGGAAATCGACCGGCAGAGCCGTCCACTTCACTCCGTTGTCGACCAGGTAGCGCACCGCGTCGAGCATTGTCCGGTGGCAGTACGCCTCGGGGCGCCCGCCCCGCTTCAGGAGCCAGGCCGGCACCGGCATCGCGGCGCGGACCTCGGCCCACTCCGCATCCGTCATGTCACTCGGATAGCAGCCTGCCCGCCGTCCCGGAGCGAGCGAACCGAACCGGTGCACGTAGCAGTCACACCCAGGGGTGACCGCGGTGGACGCATGCACAGAGATACTGCTCAACTGATCAGGCAACGGGCTTCCTTGGTCGTGCTGGTGTCGTAACCGCGTCACTACCAAGGGGCCCGTTCTCTCATGCCCGCGACCGCACCCGAACCTCCGTCCAGATGATCACCCGCTGCCGCTCGAACAAGATCCGGTTTGCCACAACGCACTCAGGACACCAGGCCCTGACGGTAGGCGTAGACGACTGCCTGGACGCGGTCGCGGAGGCCGAGCTTCGTGAGGATGCGGGAGACGAAGGTCTTGACCGTCTCCCGGCTGATCACGAGGGCCGCGGCGATCTCGTTGTTGGAGAGGCCGTCCGCGATGAGGCGCAGGACCTCCAGTTCGCGGGGGGTCAGCGGGACGTCGGGCCCGTTGTCCTCGGTGGGGCGGATCCGGACGGCGTACCGGCCGACGAGCGGGCGTGTCACCTCGGGGTCCAGCAGTGCGGCGCCCGCCGCCACGGTCCGGATCCCGTGCAGCAGCTGGGCCGGTGGCGCGTCCTTGAGGAG
Coding sequences within it:
- a CDS encoding IS5 family transposase is translated as MTDAEWAEVRAAMPVPAWLLKRGGRPEAYCHRTMLDAVRYLVDNGVKWTALPVDFPCWRAVYDFFRRWRAYDYARELYERLRRSARERAGRNAEPSAGVIDSQSVDASETVGEDSRGYDGGKSRDGRKRHILTDTEGLLLEVTVTTADVHDSKAAPALLETFMQQPGGC
- a CDS encoding transposase, producing MWVDSAYQGPALAKAFARHGVRTEVVRRSDGQRGFVVLARRWVVERTLSWLSRSRRLNRDHERRPDHHAQMVWWAAVIRLSRRLAADAPRWPEKRPGRLLRAQA
- a CDS encoding response regulator transcription factor, encoding MTAPIRVLICDDQVLIRTGLATIIDAQPDLEVAAECGDGQTAVDLVGQLRPDVVVMDIRMPVLDGISATRLLAGAGVPHPVKVLVVTTFNLDAYVYEALRAGASGFLLKDAPPAQLLHGIRTVAAGAALLDPEVTRPLVGRYAVRIRPTEDNGPDVPLTPRELEVLRLIADGLSNNEIAAALVISRETVKTFVSRILTKLGLRDRVQAVVYAYRQGLVS